A portion of the Candidatus Woesearchaeota archaeon genome contains these proteins:
- a CDS encoding 3'-5' exonuclease, with amino-acid sequence MRSEPAIVLDIETTGLSPYASNITEIAAVKVANGKQLDSFHTLVNPGEPIPKFITRLTGITDDMVQNAPRIQEVLPELKKFLGNHTIIAHNAGFDYKFISHNMYKHYGEELTNPKLCTAKLARRIHSTLPSKRLGALCEFHGVVHNNAHRAMGDTLATIEIYHKMLYELEKGN; translated from the coding sequence ATGCGTAGTGAACCAGCAATTGTTTTGGATATAGAAACCACCGGTCTATCGCCATACGCAAGCAACATCACCGAAATTGCAGCAGTAAAAGTTGCAAACGGCAAACAACTTGATTCTTTTCACACACTGGTTAACCCTGGCGAGCCCATTCCGAAATTCATTACCCGACTCACAGGCATCACAGATGACATGGTCCAGAATGCGCCCCGCATTCAAGAAGTTCTACCAGAGTTAAAAAAATTCTTAGGAAATCACACCATTATTGCACATAACGCGGGATTTGATTATAAATTCATTTCTCATAATATGTACAAACATTATGGTGAAGAACTTACCAACCCAAAATTATGTACAGCAAAACTAGCAAGACGCATTCATAGCACTCTCCCTTCAAAAAGACTCGGTGCACTCTGCGAGTTTCATGGCGTTGTGCACAACAACGCGCACAGAGCAATGGGAGATACACTCGCAACTATAGAAATTTATCACAAGATGCTATATGAACTGGAAAAAGGAAACA
- a CDS encoding adenylate/guanylate cyclase domain-containing protein, with product MSAHAKKTKQRKKIHKAPLSGMRSILLLDIINYTDKIYHLSIAALDELHNHFDRLIKSLVKKYDGIIINKMGDAFLISFEDSMNAVHCAMEMQDAFDIYNKEAHEDLTMHIRISINKGLVLIREHDILGTSVNIAARINSYGEAGGVIISQKVYEELDPEAFPITCKGKKKLKGVEHPVQLYAIKTTTSIRLHKQTQQHRLVIEAVILLVFIISILALFFM from the coding sequence ATGTCTGCACACGCAAAAAAGACAAAGCAAAGAAAAAAAATACATAAAGCACCCCTAAGTGGCATGCGAAGCATACTTCTCTTAGATATTATTAATTATACAGATAAAATTTATCATCTCAGCATAGCAGCACTTGATGAACTTCACAACCATTTTGATCGACTCATCAAAAGTCTTGTTAAAAAATATGATGGAATTATTATTAACAAAATGGGTGACGCATTTCTCATTAGTTTTGAAGACTCTATGAACGCGGTTCATTGCGCAATGGAAATGCAAGATGCATTTGATATATACAATAAAGAAGCACATGAAGACTTAACTATGCACATAAGAATCTCTATAAATAAAGGATTAGTACTTATTCGAGAGCACGACATCTTAGGAACATCAGTAAATATTGCAGCCCGCATCAATAGTTATGGAGAAGCCGGAGGAGTCATCATCAGTCAAAAAGTTTACGAAGAACTCGATCCCGAAGCATTCCCTATAACCTGTAAAGGAAAGAAAAAACTCAAAGGCGTGGAACACCCCGTGCAACTCTACGCAATAAAAACAACAACCAGCATTCGATTACATAAACAAACACAACAACATCGACTCGTCATTGAAGCAGTCATATTACTAGTATTTATTATCAGCATCCTCGCACTCTTTTTTATGTAA